The Methanosphaera stadtmanae DSM 3091 genome includes a window with the following:
- the hisD gene encoding histidinol dehydrogenase translates to MNSSDVIQPVQEIIANVCENKDKALHDYTLKFDKADISDFKVPVETIKQSVENISPKLRKALEDAAENISKFHKAQIPSDWTMTVKDGVKAGQIIRPLSRVGCYIPGGRAAYPSSILMTVIPAKIAGVEEIICCTPPDKDGCVSDEILAAAYIAGVTDIYMVGGAQAIAAMAYSTQTIPSVDKIVGPGNIFVATAKKLVYGDVDIEFPAGPSEMLALVDETANPEYIATELLAQAEHDPNAATILVSTSKEVAQKTVEHVMEYLKTQKRSDIIEESLSKYGHVLVASSMEDAIDFTNAYAPEHLVIVTKDHYKTLESINNAGSIFLGNLTPVAGGDYGSGTNHVLPTSGGARMYSGLSAESFLKKPTIQELSPEGVKNIKDMVINLAEAEGLYAHALSIKKRAEDME, encoded by the coding sequence ATGAATTCTAGTGATGTTATACAACCTGTACAGGAAATTATTGCAAATGTATGTGAAAATAAGGATAAAGCATTACATGATTATACTTTGAAATTTGATAAGGCAGATATCTCTGATTTTAAGGTACCTGTTGAGACTATTAAACAAAGTGTGGAAAATATTAGTCCTAAACTAAGAAAAGCATTGGAAGATGCAGCAGAAAATATTAGTAAGTTTCATAAAGCACAAATACCATCTGATTGGACAATGACAGTAAAAGATGGTGTTAAGGCTGGTCAAATTATAAGACCATTATCTCGTGTTGGTTGTTATATTCCTGGTGGAAGGGCAGCATATCCTTCATCCATATTAATGACTGTTATTCCAGCAAAGATTGCTGGTGTAGAAGAGATTATTTGTTGTACTCCTCCAGATAAAGATGGATGTGTTAGTGATGAAATTCTTGCAGCAGCATATATTGCTGGTGTAACTGATATTTACATGGTGGGTGGTGCTCAAGCTATAGCAGCAATGGCATATTCTACTCAAACAATACCTTCTGTTGATAAGATTGTAGGACCTGGTAATATTTTTGTAGCAACAGCTAAAAAATTAGTATATGGTGATGTGGATATTGAATTTCCAGCAGGTCCATCTGAAATGTTAGCATTGGTAGATGAAACAGCAAATCCTGAATATATTGCAACAGAATTATTAGCTCAAGCAGAACATGATCCTAATGCTGCAACAATACTTGTATCTACATCAAAAGAAGTGGCCCAAAAAACTGTAGAACATGTTATGGAATATCTTAAAACACAAAAAAGAAGTGATATAATAGAAGAATCATTATCTAAATATGGTCATGTTCTAGTGGCAAGTAGTATGGAAGATGCTATAGATTTTACTAATGCATATGCTCCAGAACACTTGGTTATTGTGACAAAAGATCATTATAAAACATTAGAATCAATAAATAATGCTGGTTCTATCTTTTTAGGTAATCTTACACCAGTTGCTGGTGGAGATTATGGTTCTGGAACAAACCATGTTCTTCCAACAAGTGGTGGGGCAAGAATGTATTCTGGTTTATCTGCAGAATCTTTCCTTAAAAAACCAACAATACAAGAATTATCACCTGAAGGTGTTAAAAATATTAAAGACATGGTTATAAACCTAGCAGAAGCAGAAGGATTATATGCTCATGCTTTATCTATTAAAAAAAGAGCAGAAGATATGGAATAA